In a single window of the Streptomyces brevispora genome:
- a CDS encoding peptidoglycan DD-metalloendopeptidase family protein produces the protein MHKSHGPDGGQEVRPRIEMSRRMLLRGSVTTLGLAAGGVLFSGNAAQALDIYNPFSGYQMTGTWQDHLNDGSLGGLDYGMGVGTALPAAGAGVITNIPNNGTGGHTVTITHGDGYRTQYMHLSQFLLGNGASVGKGGIVGYSGGAVGAPGSGSSTGPHVHWHLITPGGTRVNPLDYLGGGGGGGLPKTSTEQDGVPGAVMWKRTQNWLRIESGYTGPIDGVPGPNTYAALQRNMRNWGYTGPIDGVPGTNTWAAVQRLAAQNGYTGPIDGVMGPNSWRGFSHFINQDRWN, from the coding sequence GTGCACAAGAGCCATGGGCCCGACGGCGGCCAGGAGGTCCGGCCGCGGATCGAGATGAGCCGGCGCATGTTGCTGCGCGGCTCGGTCACCACGCTCGGTCTGGCGGCCGGCGGCGTGCTGTTCTCGGGGAACGCCGCCCAGGCGCTGGACATCTACAACCCGTTCAGCGGATATCAGATGACCGGTACCTGGCAGGACCACCTCAACGACGGCTCGCTGGGCGGACTCGACTACGGGATGGGCGTCGGCACCGCGCTGCCGGCTGCGGGTGCCGGTGTCATCACGAACATTCCGAACAACGGTACCGGTGGACACACGGTGACCATCACCCACGGCGACGGGTACCGGACGCAGTACATGCACCTGTCCCAGTTCCTGCTGGGCAACGGCGCCTCGGTCGGCAAGGGAGGGATCGTCGGGTACTCAGGAGGCGCCGTCGGAGCCCCGGGCTCGGGAAGCTCCACCGGACCACACGTGCACTGGCACCTGATCACCCCGGGCGGCACCCGGGTCAACCCGCTGGACTACCTGGGCGGGGGCGGCGGAGGCGGGCTGCCGAAGACGTCGACGGAGCAGGACGGTGTTCCCGGTGCGGTGATGTGGAAGCGGACGCAGAACTGGTTGCGGATCGAGTCGGGTTACACCGGTCCGATCGACGGGGTACCGGGGCCCAACACCTACGCCGCGCTCCAGCGGAACATGCGTAACTGGGGTTACACCGGCCCCATCGACGGGGTACCCGGTACCAACACCTGGGCCGCCGTCCAACGCCTGGCCGCCCAGAACGGTTACACCGGCCCCATCGACGGCGTGATGGGACCCAACTCCTGGCGCGGCTTCAGCCACTTCATCAACCAGGACCGCTGGAACTGA
- a CDS encoding GNAT family N-acetyltransferase, producing the protein MNTASNGGGTLEPVVLDATEPTSDPDLRARFAVSVHRILADLVREGAALGWVDPPSYDEVAELLDHVFSAVHAGDAALRAAYLDRELVGVGYWLRHTRPTHRPHADLEKIAVAASAQGRGIGRALTAALIDDARRAGIEVLTLDVRGDNSGALHLYRALGFTEYGRLPGFVAVGERRYVKVFCMMDFRQEE; encoded by the coding sequence ATGAACACGGCTTCGAACGGCGGTGGGACCCTTGAACCCGTCGTCCTGGACGCGACGGAGCCGACGTCTGATCCGGACCTGCGGGCCCGGTTCGCGGTGTCGGTCCATCGGATCCTGGCGGACCTGGTCCGTGAAGGCGCCGCGCTGGGGTGGGTTGATCCCCCGTCGTACGACGAGGTGGCGGAACTCCTCGACCACGTCTTCTCCGCGGTGCACGCGGGTGATGCCGCCCTGCGTGCCGCGTATCTGGACCGTGAGCTGGTCGGGGTGGGGTACTGGCTGCGCCACACGCGGCCTACCCATCGTCCGCACGCCGATCTCGAAAAGATCGCGGTGGCGGCGTCCGCCCAGGGCCGTGGTATCGGCCGGGCACTGACCGCCGCCCTGATCGACGATGCCCGACGGGCGGGGATCGAGGTCCTCACGCTGGATGTCCGCGGCGACAACAGCGGTGCACTGCACCTCTACCGGGCGCTGGGCTTCACCGAATACGGGCGCCTGCCCGGCTTCGTCGCTGTCGGTGAACGCCGCTACGTCAAGGTGTTCTGCATGATGGACTTCCGTCAGGAGGAGTGA
- a CDS encoding FABP family protein, with protein MFDPARKHPYPDAFRPDEAPAPHPLLAPLAGFLGTWAGRGRGGYPTLAGEFRYAQEVTFSHDGRPFLHYEARAWLLDADGAPLRPSARESGWWRMQPDGHVEALITQPTGVAEILTGHAVDGVADLASHQVALAPTAKEVGATRRRYTLTDDGTLEFVHDLAAVGQPLQHHLSAQLRRGGGSR; from the coding sequence ATGTTCGACCCCGCCCGGAAACACCCGTACCCCGACGCGTTCCGACCGGACGAAGCGCCTGCCCCGCATCCGCTGCTCGCACCGCTGGCCGGCTTCCTGGGCACCTGGGCCGGGCGGGGCCGCGGCGGATACCCGACGCTCGCCGGGGAGTTCCGGTACGCGCAGGAGGTCACCTTCAGCCACGACGGGCGGCCCTTCCTCCACTACGAGGCGCGCGCCTGGCTGCTCGACGCGGACGGCGCCCCGCTGCGGCCGTCGGCACGGGAGAGCGGCTGGTGGCGGATGCAGCCCGACGGGCACGTGGAGGCGTTGATCACTCAGCCCACCGGTGTCGCGGAGATCTTGACGGGCCACGCGGTCGACGGCGTGGCCGACCTCGCCAGCCATCAGGTCGCCCTCGCACCCACCGCCAAGGAGGTCGGCGCCACCCGTCGCCGCTACACCCTGACGGACGACGGCACGCTCGAATTCGTCCATGACCTCGCGGCGGTAGGTCAGCCGCTGCAGCATCACCTTTCGGCGCAGCTCCGACGCGGGGGCGGAAGCCGGTAG
- a CDS encoding LysM peptidoglycan-binding domain-containing protein: MPIMGKHRRSKSTSLTRGFIAVSTGGVVLALPLIGAGSASAAPAHSVAAEKAKASTSVAAKEIAVRDAEPTIYSVVSGDSLSKIALGYSLSGGWERLYEDNQSAIGGNPDLIHVGLKLTIGAKSAATAPEAAPTAESKAQPTTESKPAAEASQSADRADRSQRTATPVAQKTAATAPAPAATSYTNDLDGWIKESLAVMAQHGIPGSYDSIYRNIIRESSGNPKIVNNWDSNAAAGTPSKGLLQVIQPTFQAYHVPGTSMDIFDPVANITAACNYAAATYGSIDNVFGAY; the protein is encoded by the coding sequence ATGCCCATCATGGGTAAGCACCGTCGTTCCAAGTCCACCTCCCTGACCCGCGGTTTCATCGCCGTGAGCACGGGCGGAGTCGTTCTCGCGCTCCCCCTGATCGGGGCCGGGTCGGCTTCGGCCGCACCGGCGCACTCCGTCGCCGCGGAAAAGGCGAAGGCCTCGACTTCCGTTGCTGCCAAGGAAATTGCCGTCCGCGATGCGGAGCCGACCATCTATTCCGTGGTCTCCGGTGATTCACTTTCCAAGATCGCCCTGGGGTATTCCCTCAGTGGCGGCTGGGAGCGGCTCTACGAGGACAATCAGAGTGCGATCGGCGGAAATCCCGATCTGATTCACGTGGGCCTCAAGCTGACCATCGGTGCCAAGTCCGCGGCCACAGCGCCCGAGGCGGCCCCCACGGCCGAATCGAAGGCACAGCCCACGACTGAGTCCAAGCCCGCGGCCGAGGCCTCGCAGTCGGCCGACCGCGCCGACCGTTCCCAGCGGACGGCCACGCCCGTCGCGCAGAAGACCGCGGCCACCGCTCCCGCGCCGGCCGCGACGTCGTACACCAACGACCTCGACGGCTGGATCAAGGAGTCGCTGGCCGTGATGGCCCAGCACGGCATCCCCGGCAGCTACGACAGCATCTACCGCAACATCATCCGCGAGTCCTCGGGCAACCCGAAGATCGTCAACAACTGGGACTCGAACGCCGCCGCCGGCACGCCCTCGAAGGGCCTCCTGCAGGTCATCCAGCCCACCTTCCAGGCCTACCACGTACCCGGCACGTCGATGGACATCTTCGACCCCGTCGCCAACATCACCGCCGCGTGCAACTACGCAGCTGCCACGTACGGCTCGATCGACAACGTCTTCGGGGCCTACTGA
- a CDS encoding dihydrodipicolinate reductase yields the protein MISTVVWGTGNVGRAAIRAVEAHPALKLAHVLVHDPRKVGRDAGGLAGIGRDLGVAATDDIDAVLATAPGAVVYAASGDIRPDEALADIARAVRTGAVVVTPALYALYDQRGAPPELREPVLAAIADGGGSLFVSGVDPGWGNDVLPLLISGLGTEVEVIRCQEIFDYSTYDQPDSVRHLIGMGHPMEYEPLMLAASIPTMVWGGQIRLMARALGVELDDIRETMARRPLETTVTTRTMGEFEAGTQGAVRFEVQGIVEGEPRIVIEHITRIHPSCAPDWPAPPDGAGAHRVIIEGRPRIEVTVEATDEDENRSAGGNATAVGRLVNAIDWLVDAEPGLYDALDVPLRPATGRLGRKQS from the coding sequence ATGATTTCCACGGTGGTCTGGGGTACCGGCAATGTCGGCCGCGCGGCCATCCGCGCCGTCGAGGCCCATCCGGCCTTGAAGCTGGCGCATGTGCTCGTCCACGATCCCCGCAAGGTGGGCCGCGACGCGGGCGGCCTTGCCGGGATCGGCCGCGATCTGGGCGTCGCGGCGACCGATGACATCGACGCGGTGCTGGCCACCGCTCCCGGCGCGGTGGTGTACGCGGCCTCCGGCGACATCCGCCCCGACGAGGCATTGGCCGACATCGCCAGGGCGGTCCGGACGGGTGCGGTGGTCGTCACTCCCGCCCTGTACGCGCTCTACGACCAGCGGGGCGCCCCGCCCGAACTGCGTGAACCGGTTCTGGCCGCCATCGCGGACGGCGGCGGCTCGCTGTTCGTCTCCGGCGTCGACCCCGGCTGGGGCAACGACGTACTGCCCCTGCTGATCAGCGGACTCGGGACCGAGGTCGAGGTGATCCGGTGCCAGGAGATCTTCGACTACTCCACCTACGACCAGCCCGACTCGGTCCGCCATCTGATCGGTATGGGACACCCCATGGAGTACGAGCCGCTGATGCTCGCGGCCTCCATCCCGACGATGGTGTGGGGCGGGCAGATACGGCTGATGGCCAGGGCCCTGGGCGTGGAGCTCGACGACATCCGCGAGACCATGGCCCGGCGGCCGCTGGAGACGACGGTGACCACCCGGACGATGGGAGAGTTCGAGGCGGGCACCCAGGGCGCGGTGCGCTTCGAGGTGCAGGGCATCGTCGAGGGCGAACCCCGCATCGTCATTGAGCACATCACCCGCATCCACCCGTCCTGCGCCCCGGACTGGCCGGCACCGCCGGACGGGGCCGGTGCCCACCGCGTGATCATCGAGGGCCGTCCGCGCATCGAGGTCACGGTCGAGGCCACCGACGAGGACGAGAACCGTTCGGCGGGCGGCAACGCCACCGCGGTCGGACGGCTCGTGAACGCCATCGACTGGCTGGTGGACGCGGAACCCGGACTCTACGACGCACTCGACGTCCCCCTGCGCCCCGCAACCGGCAGACTCGGAAGGAAGCAGTCATGA
- a CDS encoding carboxymuconolactone decarboxylase family protein, translating to MIIDIPEGQEPIGYVWGGMVPGIGMAAANFSLSVYQHTSLGLREFEAARLRIAQINGCLFCLDWRTERDGDKVEEEFADAVSEWRTAEGFDDRTRLAAEYAERYALDHHGLDEEFWTRMTAHYSQREIVELSMSIGSWLAFGRLNHVLGLDAVCVLPGH from the coding sequence ATGATCATCGACATACCCGAGGGCCAGGAACCGATCGGATACGTCTGGGGCGGCATGGTTCCCGGAATCGGGATGGCCGCCGCGAACTTCTCCCTGTCCGTGTACCAGCACACCTCGCTCGGCCTGCGTGAGTTCGAGGCCGCCCGGCTGCGGATCGCGCAGATCAACGGGTGTCTGTTCTGCCTCGACTGGCGCACCGAACGGGACGGCGACAAGGTCGAGGAGGAGTTCGCCGATGCGGTGAGCGAGTGGCGCACCGCCGAGGGCTTCGACGACCGGACCCGGCTGGCCGCCGAGTACGCCGAGCGGTACGCCCTGGACCACCACGGTCTGGACGAGGAGTTCTGGACCCGGATGACCGCGCATTACAGCCAGCGCGAGATCGTCGAGCTCAGCATGAGCATCGGCTCCTGGCTGGCGTTCGGCCGGCTCAACCACGTACTGGGACTCGACGCCGTGTGCGTGCTGCCCGGGCACTGA
- a CDS encoding GMC oxidoreductase, with protein sequence MARTGFILGAAALSGHATASLAASRAMATVIGSGEHVPVLVIGTGYGGSVAALRLARAGMHVHMVEMGMSWDTPGSDGKIFANTTTPDGRSYWLRTKTKQPLSNFLGFPIDRSIPRYTGILDAEDFSGITVYQGRGVGGGSLVNGGMAVTPRRENFGAVLPTVNADEMYSTYYPRANAGLGVGTVDPAWFDSVACYQYARVGRKQAQRSGFPFVFVPDVYDWDYMEQEAAGTVPKSALDGEILYGNNYGKKSLQKTYLAQALATGSVTISPLHKVTSLAPASAGGYTVVIDQLRTDGSTQATKTVTADKVFFAAGSVGTSKLLTELKATGRLPGLNDEIGKGWGDNGNVMCGRANHVWDPTGAVQSSIPCGGIDNWAAGGAFAEVAPLPTGIETFASFYLSITKNPNRAQFSWNAATGKVDLNWRTSWKQPSIDMAKTIFDKINAKEGTIYRTDLFGVYKIWGDHLTYHPLGGAVLDRATDNYGRLHGYSGLYVIDGSLIPGNTSVNPFVTITALAERNIEKIIATDL encoded by the coding sequence ATGGCTAGAACAGGTTTCATACTGGGGGCTGCAGCCCTATCCGGTCACGCCACCGCCTCCCTGGCGGCGAGCCGCGCCATGGCCACGGTGATTGGCAGCGGGGAGCACGTCCCGGTCCTGGTGATCGGCACCGGGTACGGCGGTTCCGTGGCTGCTCTGCGGCTCGCCCGCGCGGGCATGCACGTCCACATGGTCGAGATGGGGATGTCCTGGGACACCCCTGGGTCGGACGGCAAGATCTTCGCCAACACGACGACTCCCGACGGCCGCTCGTACTGGCTCCGCACCAAGACCAAGCAGCCCCTCAGCAACTTCCTCGGCTTCCCCATCGACAGGTCGATCCCCCGCTACACCGGAATCCTGGACGCCGAGGACTTCAGCGGCATCACCGTCTACCAGGGGCGCGGGGTCGGCGGCGGCTCACTGGTCAACGGCGGTATGGCGGTCACGCCCAGGCGGGAGAACTTCGGCGCCGTCCTCCCCACGGTCAACGCCGACGAGATGTACTCCACCTACTACCCGCGCGCCAACGCGGGCCTCGGCGTCGGCACCGTCGACCCGGCGTGGTTCGACAGCGTCGCCTGCTACCAGTACGCCAGGGTCGGCCGTAAGCAGGCCCAGCGCTCCGGCTTCCCGTTCGTCTTCGTGCCCGATGTGTACGACTGGGACTACATGGAGCAGGAGGCGGCCGGCACGGTGCCCAAGTCGGCGCTGGACGGCGAGATCCTCTACGGCAACAACTACGGCAAGAAGTCGCTGCAGAAGACCTACCTCGCCCAGGCCCTGGCGACCGGAAGCGTCACCATCTCGCCTCTGCACAAGGTGACTTCGCTCGCCCCGGCATCGGCGGGCGGCTACACGGTCGTCATCGACCAGCTCCGCACCGACGGGAGCACCCAGGCCACCAAGACGGTGACCGCGGACAAGGTGTTCTTCGCGGCCGGCAGCGTCGGCACGAGCAAACTGCTGACCGAGCTGAAGGCCACCGGCAGACTGCCCGGCCTCAACGACGAGATCGGCAAGGGCTGGGGCGACAACGGCAACGTCATGTGCGGCCGCGCCAACCATGTGTGGGACCCGACCGGTGCGGTCCAGTCGAGCATCCCCTGCGGCGGCATCGACAACTGGGCCGCAGGTGGCGCGTTCGCCGAGGTCGCGCCGCTGCCCACCGGGATCGAGACGTTCGCCTCGTTCTATCTGTCGATCACGAAGAACCCGAACCGCGCCCAGTTCTCCTGGAACGCCGCGACCGGCAAGGTCGACCTGAACTGGCGGACCTCGTGGAAGCAGCCGTCGATCGACATGGCAAAAACGATCTTCGACAAGATCAACGCGAAGGAGGGAACGATCTACCGGACCGATCTCTTCGGTGTGTACAAGATCTGGGGCGACCACCTCACCTACCACCCGCTCGGTGGCGCGGTACTGGACCGGGCCACCGACAACTATGGTCGCCTGCACGGGTATTCGGGCCTCTACGTGATCGACGGCTCGCTGATCCCCGGCAACACCAGCGTCAACCCCTTCGTCACGATCACGGCCCTGGCCGAACGGAACATCGAGAAGATCATCGCCACCGATCTGTGA
- a CDS encoding antitoxin, whose amino-acid sequence MSMLDKIKGLMKGHPDQAHQGVEKGGDLIDKKTNGKHSGQVDSAQQKLNDQLGDSRPPTDGR is encoded by the coding sequence ATGAGCATGCTCGACAAGATCAAGGGTCTGATGAAGGGGCACCCCGACCAGGCCCATCAGGGAGTCGAGAAGGGTGGCGACTTGATCGACAAGAAGACGAACGGTAAGCACAGCGGTCAGGTTGACTCGGCCCAGCAGAAGCTCAACGATCAGCTCGGTGACAGCCGTCCGCCCACCGACGGTCGCTAG
- a CDS encoding geranylgeranyl reductase family protein, translating to MREEHADQSPPDEQSASGRPEEAQVIVVGAGPAGSSAAFHLARAGVDVLLLEKSGFPREKVCGDGLTPRAVHQLIRMGVDIKAPGWTRSRGMRWVTGDRQVQIEWPALGGYPDFGLTRSRHDFDDILARHAVAAGARLRTGVRVTEPVTDRAGRITGVTAVSGREEPVVHRAPVVIAADGASARLALAMGLQRDTKRQIATAARRYYRSPDRSREEFLELWADLRFPRSDRYLPGYGWIFPMGDGRVNVGLGAIPHRRHGKPDLRATLDQWLARTPSEWGLREENAEGPVRSAALPLGLNRHPLYTRGLLLVGDSGGMISPWNGEGIGQALEAGEVAAESAALALAMPPGPRRERALHHYPVEMNRRWGRYYRLGNAAADLVFSRSGFQPILNRHVMGSPVLLNTLARLLSNLTDNPSRDVIDHVLNTAVRLVPAPNARRR from the coding sequence ATGCGGGAAGAGCACGCAGACCAGTCCCCGCCGGACGAACAGTCCGCCTCCGGCCGGCCCGAGGAGGCCCAGGTGATCGTGGTGGGGGCGGGGCCGGCCGGCTCGTCCGCCGCGTTCCACCTCGCGAGAGCGGGCGTGGACGTGCTGCTCCTGGAGAAGTCCGGCTTCCCCCGGGAGAAGGTCTGCGGGGACGGTCTCACGCCGCGCGCGGTGCACCAGCTCATCAGGATGGGCGTCGACATCAAGGCACCGGGCTGGACGCGGTCGCGCGGGATGCGATGGGTGACCGGGGACCGGCAGGTGCAGATCGAGTGGCCGGCCCTGGGCGGCTACCCGGACTTCGGTCTCACCCGGAGCCGGCACGACTTCGACGACATCCTGGCCCGTCATGCCGTTGCCGCCGGCGCCCGGCTGCGCACCGGCGTGAGGGTGACGGAACCGGTGACCGACCGGGCCGGGCGGATCACCGGCGTCACGGCGGTGTCCGGGAGGGAGGAGCCGGTGGTGCACCGGGCGCCCGTCGTCATCGCCGCCGACGGCGCCTCCGCCCGGCTGGCTCTCGCGATGGGGCTGCAGCGGGACACGAAACGTCAGATCGCCACGGCGGCCCGCCGCTACTACCGCAGCCCCGATCGTTCCCGGGAGGAGTTCCTCGAACTCTGGGCCGATCTCCGGTTCCCCAGGAGCGACCGCTATCTGCCAGGGTACGGCTGGATCTTCCCGATGGGTGACGGCCGGGTCAACGTGGGACTCGGCGCGATCCCGCACCGTCGCCACGGCAAGCCCGATCTGCGGGCCACCCTGGACCAGTGGCTGGCCCGTACCCCGTCCGAGTGGGGGCTCCGTGAGGAGAACGCAGAGGGGCCCGTCCGCAGCGCCGCGCTGCCGCTGGGTCTCAACCGGCATCCGCTGTACACCCGAGGCCTCCTCCTGGTCGGCGACTCCGGGGGCATGATCAGTCCGTGGAACGGTGAGGGCATCGGCCAGGCGCTGGAGGCCGGGGAGGTCGCCGCCGAGAGCGCCGCGCTGGCCCTGGCCATGCCCCCGGGCCCGCGGCGGGAACGGGCGCTCCACCACTACCCGGTCGAGATGAACCGGCGCTGGGGGCGCTACTACCGGCTCGGCAACGCGGCCGCCGATCTCGTCTTCAGCCGGTCGGGCTTCCAGCCCATCCTCAACCGGCATGTGATGGGCTCGCCGGTCCTGCTCAACACGCTGGCCCGGCTGCTCAGCAATCTGACGGACAACCCCTCGCGCGATGTGATCGACCATGTCCTCAACACCGCGGTACGTCTCGTTCCCGCTCCGAACGCGCGCCGCCGCTGA
- a CDS encoding SpoIIE family protein phosphatase produces the protein MMLGIVVLLVAAAIASLVLQGRRESMGDAETRSLSVAEAFAHAPGMVAALDSPDPTAVLQPLAEQTRMETGVEYIVVTGANGIRYTDSDPSQIGKQANPRYKEALQGRGFTRTYKGSHGRAVVSVVPVPRPGGPPAGLVTVGIKVETVNKLAHPSIPFAIGAAVTALALTSGAAALVSRRLGRQTRGLGPAEMTRMYEHHDAVLHAVREGVLIIGADRRLLLANDEARRLLELPADAEGRAVTDLGLEPRTAELLASGRVATDEVRPAGNRLLAVNLRPTGERGGPPGLVATLRDTTELQVVTGRAETVRERLMLLYRAGDRVGTTLDVTTTARELAEVATPEFADCVTVDLADAVLRGEEPEPPSGDVINVRRTAISGTSTDHPLYPLGRVIGFVPLAPEAIGSSSGHTWMVPDLTSSEQWRKVDPEQAARILEHGFHSLLSVPLNARGVILGMANFWRAENEEPFDAEDLSFAEELVARAAVSVDNARRYTREHEMAVTLQRSLLPRGLPEQNALDVAFRYLPAQAGVGGDWFDVIPLSGARVALVVGDVVGHGLHAAATMGQLRTAVQNFSTLDLPPDELLSHLDELVARMDQDEQVVGGIAVTGATCLYAIYDAVTGRCSVARAGHPGPALVLPDHTVEFPEIPAGLPLGIGGMPFEATELQVPEGSRLVLYTDGLIERLDRDFDSGLEQLSQALADRDRTPEETCDDVLEAMLPTRPGDDVVLLVARTRTLDPARRMQWEVARDASAVAGVRKEATEWLADQGLDEEGFVTELILSELVTNAIRYGSEPITVRLLYDRALICEVSDCSSTSPHLRYAEATDEGGRGLFLVAQFAERWGTRYTARGKVIWSEQTLDEPPPE, from the coding sequence ATGATGCTGGGCATCGTGGTGCTGCTCGTTGCCGCCGCGATCGCCTCGCTGGTGCTTCAGGGCCGGCGCGAGAGCATGGGCGACGCCGAGACCCGTTCGCTGAGCGTCGCCGAGGCGTTCGCCCACGCACCCGGGATGGTGGCCGCACTGGACAGCCCGGACCCCACCGCGGTGCTCCAGCCGCTCGCGGAACAGACGCGGATGGAGACCGGCGTCGAGTACATCGTCGTGACCGGGGCCAACGGGATCCGCTACACCGACTCGGACCCTTCACAGATCGGGAAACAGGCCAATCCGCGGTACAAGGAGGCCTTGCAAGGGCGGGGGTTCACCCGGACGTACAAGGGCAGCCACGGCCGCGCGGTCGTCTCGGTGGTTCCCGTGCCACGGCCCGGCGGCCCGCCTGCCGGACTGGTGACCGTGGGCATCAAGGTCGAGACCGTGAACAAGCTGGCCCACCCGAGCATCCCGTTCGCCATCGGCGCCGCGGTGACCGCTCTCGCCCTCACGTCGGGCGCCGCGGCCCTGGTGAGCCGCCGCCTGGGCCGACAGACGCGCGGCCTCGGTCCGGCCGAGATGACCCGGATGTACGAGCACCACGACGCGGTGTTGCACGCGGTCCGCGAAGGGGTCCTCATCATCGGCGCCGACCGCAGGCTGCTGCTCGCCAACGACGAGGCCCGAAGACTCCTCGAACTGCCCGCCGACGCCGAGGGGCGCGCCGTGACGGATCTGGGCCTGGAGCCCCGTACCGCCGAGCTGCTGGCCTCCGGCCGGGTCGCCACGGACGAGGTGCGGCCGGCCGGGAACCGGCTGCTGGCCGTGAACCTCCGCCCCACGGGTGAACGCGGTGGACCACCCGGCCTCGTGGCGACCCTGCGGGACACCACGGAACTGCAGGTCGTCACCGGCCGGGCAGAGACCGTACGGGAGCGTCTGATGCTCCTGTACCGCGCGGGTGACCGCGTCGGCACCACCCTCGACGTCACCACGACCGCACGGGAGCTCGCGGAGGTCGCCACCCCCGAATTCGCCGACTGCGTGACGGTCGATCTCGCCGACGCGGTGCTGCGCGGAGAAGAACCGGAGCCACCCTCCGGCGATGTGATCAACGTGCGCCGCACCGCCATCTCCGGCACCTCCACGGACCACCCCCTCTACCCGCTCGGCCGCGTCATCGGGTTCGTTCCCCTCGCCCCCGAAGCCATCGGCAGCAGCAGTGGCCACACCTGGATGGTGCCCGATCTGACCAGCTCCGAGCAGTGGCGGAAGGTCGACCCCGAGCAGGCCGCGAGAATCCTGGAGCACGGATTCCACTCGCTGCTCTCCGTGCCGCTGAACGCGCGTGGTGTCATCCTCGGCATGGCCAACTTCTGGCGCGCGGAGAACGAGGAACCCTTCGACGCCGAGGACCTGTCCTTCGCGGAGGAGCTGGTGGCGCGGGCGGCCGTCAGCGTCGACAACGCCCGGCGCTACACCCGCGAGCACGAGATGGCGGTGACCCTGCAGCGCAGCCTGCTCCCGCGCGGTCTTCCCGAGCAGAACGCCCTGGACGTGGCCTTCCGCTATCTGCCGGCCCAGGCCGGGGTGGGCGGGGACTGGTTCGATGTGATCCCGCTGTCCGGCGCACGGGTCGCCCTGGTCGTCGGCGATGTGGTCGGGCACGGTCTGCATGCCGCGGCCACCATGGGCCAGCTGCGCACCGCGGTGCAGAACTTCTCCACGCTGGACCTGCCCCCCGACGAACTTCTCAGCCACCTCGACGAGCTCGTCGCCCGGATGGACCAGGACGAGCAGGTCGTCGGCGGCATCGCGGTCACCGGGGCCACCTGTCTGTACGCGATCTACGACGCGGTCACCGGGCGCTGCTCGGTGGCCCGGGCCGGTCATCCCGGGCCCGCCCTCGTGCTGCCCGACCACACTGTGGAGTTCCCCGAGATTCCGGCCGGTCTGCCCCTCGGTATCGGCGGAATGCCCTTCGAGGCGACCGAACTGCAGGTGCCCGAGGGGAGCCGCCTGGTCCTGTACACGGACGGCCTGATCGAGCGTCTTGACCGGGACTTCGACAGTGGTCTGGAGCAGTTGAGCCAGGCCCTGGCCGACCGGGACCGGACGCCGGAGGAGACCTGCGACGACGTGCTGGAAGCCATGCTGCCCACCCGTCCGGGCGATGACGTGGTCCTGCTGGTGGCCCGTACCCGCACCCTGGACCCGGCCCGGCGCATGCAGTGGGAGGTGGCCCGTGACGCCTCGGCCGTCGCGGGCGTCCGCAAGGAGGCCACCGAGTGGCTGGCCGACCAGGGGCTCGACGAGGAGGGGTTCGTCACCGAGCTGATCCTCAGCGAGCTGGTCACCAACGCCATCCGTTACGGCTCCGAGCCGATCACCGTGCGACTGCTGTACGACCGGGCCCTGATCTGCGAGGTGTCGGACTGCAGCAGCACCTCGCCACATCTGCGCTACGCCGAGGCGACCGACGAGGGCGGGCGGGGGCTGTTCCTCGTCGCCCAGTTCGCCGAGCGCTGGGGCACCCGCTACACCGCGCGCGGCAAGGTGATCTGGTCCGAGCAGACGCTCGACGAACCGCCACCCGAGTAG